A genomic region of Scomber japonicus isolate fScoJap1 chromosome 5, fScoJap1.pri, whole genome shotgun sequence contains the following coding sequences:
- the mlc1 gene encoding membrane protein MLC1 yields MQRDELSAREEFTYSHMSTLERGSGTLGRRSDRGRDRPERDNYTVDVRASDLQLAQPEHLKHPCFSYRAWLYSVLIGGSLLITSGFSLYLGNLFPVAMDYLRCAAGSGLPAAIASFAIAKNRYVAVSDFQVVYVSTFAVTTTCLVWFGCKLVLNPSAININFNLILMILLEVLMASTVILSARSAEDCCCHRKSVTYDRAVVMTPAVFPTRLLKAYSVIEVIVGISAVFGGIIALNMDALVPGPYLSVTFFWILVACFPSAIASHVVSEYPNKCLVEVLIAISSVTSPLLFSASGFLSCSVISFVEIFLQDVPTAKQSYDILLLILMVLLLVQAILTSATVVHCATYKSQLRMGAVECHDSMHTPAQYCDQQASNGTLQDFDKDRAWKAVVVQMAQ; encoded by the exons ATGCAGCGTGACGAGCTATCAGCCAGAGAGGAGTTCACCTACAGCCACATGTCCACTCTGGAGAGGGGTAGTGGGACGCTGGGACGGCGAAGCGACAGGGGAAGGGATAGGCCAGAGCGGGACAACTACACAGTGGACGTGAGGGCCAGTGACCTGCAGCTGGCCCAGCCGGAGCATCTAAAGCACCCCTGCTTCAGCTACAGGGCCTGGCTCTACAGTGTCCTCATAGGG ggtAGTCTGCTCATCACATCTGGTTTCTCCCTGTACTTGGGAAATCTGTTTCCTGTTGCTATGGATTACCTGCGCTGTGCTGCAGGCTCT GGCCTCCCTGCAGCGATAGCTAGTTTTGCCATTGCTAAGAACAGATATGTTGCA gtgtCAGATTTCCAGGTGGTCTATGTGTCAACATTTGCAGTGACGACAACCTgtctggtttggtttggttgcAAACTGGTCCTGAACCCCTCTGCTATTAAT ATCAACTTTAACCTCATTTTGATGATTTTGCTGGAGGTGTTGATGGCCAGTACTGTTATCCTGTCAGCTCGCTCTGCAGAGGACTGCTGCTGCCACaggaag TCGGTGACATATGACAGAGCTGTGGTCATGACCCCTGCTGTGTTCCCCACTCGACTCCTCAAAGCATATTCT GTGATTGAAGTGATTGTTGGAATCTCTGCTGTGTTTGGAGGCATTATTGCGCTCAACATGGATGCTTTGGTACCTGGCCCCTACTTGTCTGTCACATTTTTCTGGATCCTTGTGGCT TGTTTTCCGAGTGCTATTGCCAGTCATGTTGTATCAGAATATCCAAACAAATGTCTG GTGGAGGTACTAATTGCCATCAGCAGCGTGACATCTCCCCTGCTCTTTTCAGCCTCTGGCTTCCTCTCTTGCAGTGTGATCAGCTTTGTTGAAATTTTCCTGCAAGATGTGCCAACAGCCAAA caGTCCTATGACATCCTGCTGCTGATTCTGATGGTGCTGCTACTGGTGCAAGCAATTCTTACTTCAGCCACTGTGGTGCACTGTGCCACCTATAAGAGTCAGCTCCGCATGGGTGCTGTAGAATGCCACGACAGTATGCACACCCCAGCCCAATACTGTGAT CAGCAGGCATCCAATGGAACACTGCAGGATTTCGACAAAGACAGAGCCTGGAAGGCAGTTGTGGTCCAAATGGCCCAATGA
- the panx2 gene encoding pannexin-2, with product MQNILDQNLDMATALLAGEKLKELILPGSSQDERGGALASLMVQLKLELPFDRVVTIGTVIIPILLVTLVFTRNFAEESIYCYTPHNFTRDQALYARGYCWTDLRDAVPGVESHLWPSLFEHKFLPYALLAFAGIMYIPALGWEFLASTRLTSELNFLLQEIDNCYHRAAEGRAPKIEKQIQSKGPGITERERREIIENAEKEKSPEQNLFEKYLERRGQSNFLAKLYLGRHLAIICLSSIPISYLSAYYARQRQNEFTCALGEPPDISSYSELKIRVNCKLPAVQLQRIMAAVDISLLCTMNLIILINLLHLFVVRKSNFVFDKLHKVGIKTRRRWQKSQFCDINILAMFCNENRDHIKSLNRLDFITNESDLMYDNVVRQLLAALAQSNHDATPTVRDSGIQTIDPNMDPSDLAVGDMVTEPLVIKRPRKKIKWIPSSNPLPQSFKEPLTTTRLENNTKLEKPKPLRRKTVADGFIAPLVDSKGTQHPATKDLSGMEKKHTRNFSLDVHPYMLTIRKPKVEAIITEPLPTEHNLDTVYLEGTHTIVHVSGAAITETKVCSPQSTDTVFSTVTLPTTTYVNGVSPNPPSSEDPLSPKSSPPPRDALTQAENPEAPPPPLARAPTHQLLNIHHTLFEEEEDEEQRRGRLAERPGELIAAGEC from the exons ATGCAGAACATCCTTGATCAAAACTTAGACATGGCTACAGCTCTACTCGCCGGCGAGAAGCTAAAGGAGCTGATCCTGCCAGGCTCCTCTCAGGATGAGAGAGGCGGGGCACTGGCCAGCCTGATGGTGCAACTTAAACTGGAGCTGCCCTTTGATCGTGTCGTTACTATAGGGACGGTCATCATCCCCATCCTGCTGGTCACTCTCGTCTTCACAAGGAACTTTGCAG AGGAGTCCATATACTGTTACACACCACACAACTTCACCAGAGACCAGGCACTGTATGCAAGAGGCTACTGCTGGACAGACCTGCGTGATGCTGTACCTGGTGTGGAATCTCACCTCTGGCCTTCACTATTTGAACACAAGTTCCTGCCCTATGCTCTTCTGGCCTTCGCTGGAATCATGTACATTCCTGCGTTGGGCTGGGAGTTCCTTGCCTCCACGCGGCTCACTTCAGAGCTCAATTTCCTGCTTCAAGAGATTGATAACTGCTATCATCGAGCTGCTGAGGGACGAGCCCCAAAGATCGAGAAGCAGATCCAATCTAAAGGACCTGGCATAACTGAGCgagagaggagggagattaTAGAGaatgcagagaaagagaaaagccCTGAGCAAAACCTGTTTGAGAAGTATTTGGAGAGACGAGGCCAAAGTAACTTTCTAGCGAAGCTTTACCTGGGACGCCATCTGGCTATTATCTGCCTCAGTTCCATCCCCATTTCCTACCTTAGCGCCTACTATGCCCGCCAAAGGCAGAATGAATTTACCTGTGCCCTAGGTGAGCCGCCAGACATTAGCAGCTATTCAGAGCTGAAGATCAGGGTCAACTGTAAGCTGCCTGCTGTGCAGCTACAACGCATCATGGCAGCAGTAGACATTAGTCTACTATGCACCATGAACCTCATCATCCTGATTAATTTGCTGCATTTGTTTGTGGTGCGAAAGTCCAACTTTGTATTTGACAAACTGCATAAAGTTGGTATCAAGACACGACGACGTTGGCAGAAGTCTCAGTTCTGCGATATCAACATCCTGGCCATGTTCTGCAATGAGAACAGGGACCACATCAAGTCTCTTAACCGACTGGACTTCATCACCAATGAGAGCGACCTCATGTATGACAATGTAGTCAGGCAGCTGTTGGCTGCGCTTGCACAGTCCAATCATGATGCTACACCCACTGTAAGGGATTCTGGAATACAAACAATAGATCCTAACATGGATCCTTCTGATCTCGCAGTGGGAGATATGGTCACTGAGCCTCTGGTCATCAAACGGCCCCGCAAGAAGATTAAATGGATCCCGAGCTCAAATCCTCTTCCTCAGTCATTCAAG GAACCCCTTACCACGACACGtttagaaaacaacacaaagcttGAAAAACCCAAACCGCTCAGACGAAAGACAGTAGCAGACGGCTTCATTGCACCACTTGTGGATAGCAAGGGGACACAACATCCTGCAACAAAAG ATTTAAGTGGGATGGAGAAAAAGCACACTCGCAACTTCTCTCTGGATGTCCACCCGTATATGCTGACCATTCGTAAGCCCAAGGTGGAGGCCATAATCACAGAACCCCTACCCACAGAGCACAACTTGGATACAGTATATCTTGAAGGCACACACACTATTGTTCATGTGTCTGGTGCCGCCATTACAG AGACTAAGGTTTGCTCTCCACAATCAACGGACACTGTGTTTTCTACAGTGACCCTGCCCACCACTACATACGTAAATGGTGTTAGCCCCAACCCTCCATCCAGTGAGGATCCCCTCAGTCCTaagtcctctcctcctccaagGGATGCTCTCACCCAGGCGGAAAACCCTGAGGCTCCACCACCCCCTCTGGCCAGAGCCCCAACACACCAGCTGCTGAACATTCATCACACTCTCtttgaggaagaagaggatgaagaacaACGTAGAGGCAGACTGGCAGAGAGACCTGGAGAGCTCATCGCCGCTGGGGAATGTTGA